Proteins encoded in a region of the Pyxidicoccus trucidator genome:
- a CDS encoding molybdopterin-dependent oxidoreductase, which yields MPRLLRPSGRLLTRRTALLGAAALTTSACDSSRPRTGFLGGMERFNARFQSALFDADQLAPELPPSEDTPAGHFPRYFISDAMPLAPEGWALKVGGLVQRPGLLSLEELQRLPRTEYRIRHHCVEGWSAVASWHGVRLRDVAEHVGADPRAGYVEFRSFDSDYFSSWDRPSAFHAQTILAYGMNGQPLSPGHGAPLRLYSGVKLGYKMVKYLTEVSFLPEPTGGYWEDRGYEWYAGV from the coding sequence ATGCCTAGACTCCTCCGCCCCTCGGGCCGGCTCCTCACCCGCCGCACCGCCCTGCTCGGCGCCGCCGCGCTCACCACCAGCGCGTGCGACAGCAGCCGCCCCCGCACCGGCTTCCTCGGCGGCATGGAGCGCTTCAACGCGCGCTTCCAGTCCGCCCTCTTCGACGCGGATCAGCTCGCACCGGAGCTGCCCCCCTCGGAGGACACCCCGGCCGGACACTTCCCGAGGTACTTCATCTCCGACGCCATGCCGCTCGCGCCCGAGGGTTGGGCGCTGAAAGTCGGCGGTCTGGTGCAGCGCCCTGGCCTGCTGTCACTGGAGGAGCTCCAGCGGCTGCCTCGCACGGAGTACCGCATCCGCCACCACTGCGTGGAGGGCTGGAGCGCGGTGGCGTCCTGGCACGGCGTGCGGCTGCGTGACGTGGCCGAGCACGTGGGCGCGGACCCTCGCGCCGGCTACGTGGAGTTCCGCTCGTTCGACTCGGACTACTTCTCGTCCTGGGACAGGCCGAGCGCCTTCCACGCGCAGACGATTCTGGCCTACGGGATGAACGGGCAGCCGCTGTCACCCGGGCACGGCGCGCCGCTGCGCCTCTACTCGGGGGTGAAGCTCGGCTACAAGATGGTGAAGTACCTCACCGAGGTCAGCTTCCTGCCCGAGCCCACCGGCGGCTACTGGGAGGACCGCGGCTACGAGTGGTACGCGGGCGTCTAG
- a CDS encoding cytochrome b/b6 domain-containing protein encodes MRALEHRRPQPWPIRVAHWLNVPLLVIMAASGLQILAAYPKLGSQGRPYGWYPFQGAPPPDWTRLGDWLAGARHWHFAFAWFLTLNGVAYLLYLAFSGEWRRRLFLPRRDTRNALDTLAWYVRLRKHAPEQGLYNGLQRLAYTGSLALGILSVLSGLALYKPVQLQVLAGLLGGYDAARALHLLVLAAFTLFTVGHLALVLLHPRTLGEMVTGGRKPDA; translated from the coding sequence GTGCGCGCCCTCGAACATCGTCGGCCCCAGCCGTGGCCCATCCGCGTGGCCCACTGGCTCAACGTGCCGCTGCTGGTCATCATGGCGGCCAGCGGCCTGCAGATTCTCGCCGCGTATCCCAAGCTCGGCAGCCAGGGCCGGCCGTATGGCTGGTATCCCTTCCAGGGCGCGCCTCCGCCCGACTGGACGCGGCTGGGAGACTGGCTCGCCGGTGCCCGCCACTGGCACTTCGCCTTCGCCTGGTTCCTCACCCTCAACGGCGTGGCGTACCTGCTCTACCTCGCCTTCAGCGGAGAGTGGCGCCGCCGCCTCTTCCTCCCCCGCCGCGACACGCGCAACGCGCTGGACACGCTCGCCTGGTACGTCCGCCTGCGGAAGCACGCGCCCGAGCAGGGCCTCTACAACGGCCTGCAGCGGCTCGCGTACACGGGCTCGCTCGCGCTGGGCATCCTCTCCGTCCTCTCCGGGCTCGCGCTCTACAAGCCCGTGCAGCTCCAGGTGCTCGCCGGGCTGCTCGGTGGCTACGACGCCGCGCGCGCCCTCCACCTCCTCGTGCTGGCGGCCTTCACCCTCTTCACCGTCGGCCACCTCGCCCTCGTCCTCCTCCACCCGCGCACGCTGGGGGAGATGGTGACGGGCGGGAGGAAGCCGGATGCCTAG